The DNA region CCGGTTGGTGGAGGCGATCATGCGGACGTCGACGCGCGCCGGGGCCGTGGCCCCCAGGGGGAAGAACTCCCGGTCCTCGATGGCCTGGAGGAGTTTGGCCTGGAGGGAGAGGGGGATCTCGCCGATCTCGTCCAGAAACAGGGTCCCGCCGCAGGCCAGTTCGAACATGCCGGGCTTGTCTTTGCGGGCGTCGGTAAAGGCCCCCTTGCGGTAGCCGAAGAGTTCCGATTCGAGAAGGTTCTCGGGCAGGGCCGCGCAGTTGACCTTGATGAAAGGCCCCATGGCCCGGGATCCGACGTTGTGGATGGCCCGGGCCAGCAGGCCCTTGCCGGTCCCGGTTTCCCCCTGGATGAGGACCGGAACCAGGGACGAGGCCAGGGATTGCACTGATTCGAAGATGCGGACCATGGCCGGAGAGCGGCCGACGATGTCGCCCACGCCGTAGGAGGCCTTGAGCTTCTTGGCCAGAAGGGCCCGCTCGCTGTCGTCGACAAAGGACTCCACTCCGCCGATGACCCGGCCCGCGTCGTCCTTGAGGGTCGCGGCGGTGATCTCCACCGGAATCTCCCGGTTGGCCCGGTCGATGATGCTCACCCGGACCTTGACTAGATCCCGGCCCGAGTCCATGGCCCGCCGCAGAG from Deltaproteobacteria bacterium includes:
- a CDS encoding PAS domain-containing protein, translated to MTSLHDSILEHVAVGIFTVNTDFRITSFNRQAEKLTGFTRDQAMGRRCYEIFRADACRRSCPLRRAMDSGRDLVKVRVSIIDRANREIPVEITAATLKDDAGRVIGGVESFVDDSERALLAKKLKASYGVGDIVGRSPAMVRIFESVQSLASSLVPVLIQGETGTGKGLLARAIHNVGSRAMGPFIKVNCAALPENLLESELFGYRKGAFTDARKDKPGMFELACGGTLFLDEIGEIPLSLQAKLLQAIEDREFFPLGATAPARVDVRMIASTNRDLESMVQNGEFRIDLYYRLRVAVLQLPPLRERSGDIPLLAERFLSEIRALGPRDGLDLHPAALRALMDHDFPGNVRELKNALEYAAVATDGQTLRPDDLPAYFREQTPLDRPAQPPEPDRKTLLVRTMDACR